In the genome of Streptomyces lydicus, the window GGATGCGCTACTTCACCCCGAGCCCGGTCCACCACCGGCTCGGTCTGGTGTGCCTGGGAGTCGGCCTCCAGCACGGCACCCTGCCCACGGTCGGCCCGCGCACCCTCGACCACCACGTCGCCATCGTCATCAGCGCAGGCCGCGGCTGGTTCACCGCCCCCGACGGCCGGCGCCGCGCGGTGACCGCCCCCGCCCTGCTGTGGATCATGCCGGGGGTGCCGCACCACTACGGCGCCGACCCGGAGACCGGCTGGGACGAGAGCTTCGTCGACTTCACCGGGCCGGCCGCCGCGACCTACACCGAACTCGGCTACATCGAACCGGACCGCCCGCTCGTACCGCTCGCGGACACCGGGCCGGCCCGGACCGCCATCGGACGGATCGCCCGCGCGGCGCGGCGGGGCAACCCCCTGCTGGAGGTCGAGACCTCGGCCGCGGTCCACGAACTCCTCGTCGCCCTGCGCAGGGCACGCGCCGACACCGACGCCGACGGGGACCCGGTCCTCCAGGCCCTCGCCCGGGA includes:
- a CDS encoding helix-turn-helix domain-containing protein, which codes for MYHTWMRYFTPSPVHHRLGLVCLGVGLQHGTLPTVGPRTLDHHVAIVISAGRGWFTAPDGRRRAVTAPALLWIMPGVPHHYGADPETGWDESFVDFTGPAAATYTELGYIEPDRPLVPLADTGPARTAIGRIARAARRGNPLLEVETSAAVHELLVALRRARADTDADGDPVLQALARDAFLPLSVAEHAARHGMTPAELRTAVRREAGCSPKDYLLAIRLGRAKELLVGTELPVAAVARRVGYDDPAYFSRLFTRRVGTAPVRFRDRQVRNVPGGWSTQVPDPDDPPLVRGCNG